One stretch of Qingrenia yutianensis DNA includes these proteins:
- a CDS encoding co-chaperone GroES translates to MNIKPLADRVVIKMVETEETTKSGIILTGSAKEKPQVAEVVAVGPGKVKDGTLVKPEVKVGDKVLTNKYAGTEVKMDGVEYTILGEDDILAIVE, encoded by the coding sequence ATGAACATCAAACCGTTAGCAGACAGAGTTGTTATCAAAATGGTTGAAACCGAGGAAACCACAAAAAGCGGAATTATTTTAACCGGCTCGGCTAAAGAAAAACCGCAGGTTGCAGAGGTTGTTGCGGTAGGCCCCGGCAAGGTTAAAGACGGCACACTTGTAAAACCCGAAGTTAAAGTCGGCGACAAAGTGCTTACAAACAAATATGCAGGTACGGAAGTTAAAATGGACGGCGTTGAGTACACAATTCTCGGCGAGGATGACATTTTGGCAATAGTTGAATAA
- a CDS encoding copper amine oxidase N-terminal domain-containing protein, whose translation MTTKRKVSKGNDVAPIIANDRTMLPARFIAENLGADVEWIEAEQKVVMTKP comes from the coding sequence ATGACGACAAAGCGGAAAGTATCCAAAGGAAACGACGTTGCACCGATAATCGCAAATGACCGCACAATGCTCCCTGCACGCTTTATTGCCGAAAATCTCGGCGCAGACGTTGAATGGATTGAGGCGGAACAAAAGGTTGTTATGACAAAACCCTGA
- a CDS encoding aminotransferase class I/II-fold pyridoxal phosphate-dependent enzyme, with protein MPPSGIRKFFDAANNMEGAISLGVGEPDFMTPWHIRDAGIYALERGKTHYTANAGLKELREEICLYLKRRFKLDYTQSEVLVTVGGSEAVDIALRSLINRGDEVLIPEPSFVCYKPCAEMAGGVAVPIATKAENGFKLTKDDILSHITDKTKILILSYPNNPTGAIMTKEDLEKIVPVIKEHNIMVISDEIYAELTYEGHHTSIASLDGMKDRCIVINGFSKAYAMTGWRLGYACGNEKIIKIMTKVHQYAIMCAPTTSQFAAIEALKNGDKSIETMAHEYNYRRKVIVDGFNKLGLTCFNPQGAFYIFPCIKSTGMSSDEFCKKLLEEEKLAIVPGTAFGECGEGFLRVSYAYSIEQINEALIRVERFLEKIKKGDIK; from the coding sequence ATGCCTCCGTCGGGCATACGAAAGTTTTTCGACGCGGCAAACAATATGGAGGGCGCGATTTCTCTCGGCGTGGGCGAACCTGATTTTATGACACCGTGGCATATCCGAGACGCAGGTATTTATGCGCTTGAAAGGGGCAAAACCCACTACACCGCAAATGCGGGCTTAAAAGAACTCCGCGAGGAAATTTGCCTTTATTTAAAAAGAAGATTTAAACTTGACTATACACAAAGCGAGGTGCTCGTTACCGTCGGCGGCAGCGAGGCTGTTGATATTGCGCTTCGTTCGCTTATAAACCGCGGTGATGAGGTGCTTATTCCCGAGCCGTCGTTTGTTTGCTACAAGCCGTGTGCCGAAATGGCAGGCGGTGTTGCAGTGCCTATCGCAACAAAGGCGGAAAATGGATTTAAGCTTACAAAAGATGACATTTTGTCGCATATAACCGACAAAACGAAAATTCTTATTTTGTCGTATCCGAACAATCCCACCGGTGCTATTATGACAAAAGAAGATTTGGAAAAAATCGTTCCCGTTATAAAAGAGCATAATATTATGGTTATTTCGGACGAAATTTACGCCGAGCTTACATACGAGGGACATCACACCTCCATTGCGTCGCTTGACGGTATGAAAGACAGATGTATTGTCATAAACGGTTTTTCAAAGGCTTATGCTATGACCGGCTGGCGCTTGGGATATGCCTGCGGAAACGAAAAAATTATAAAAATTATGACAAAAGTGCATCAGTATGCCATTATGTGCGCGCCGACGACAAGCCAGTTTGCGGCGATTGAGGCGCTCAAAAACGGCGACAAGTCAATAGAAACAATGGCGCACGAATACAACTACCGCAGAAAGGTTATTGTAGACGGCTTTAACAAGCTCGGTCTTACCTGTTTCAATCCGCAGGGCGCGTTTTACATTTTCCCGTGCATAAAATCTACGGGAATGAGTTCGGACGAATTCTGCAAAAAGCTTCTCGAAGAAGAAAAGCTTGCTATCGTGCCGGGAACGGCGTTCGGCGAGTGCGGAGAAGGTTTCTTGCGCGTGTCGTACGCATACTCGATAGAGCAGATTAACGAAGCGCTTATAAGAGTTGAAAGATTTTTGGAAAAAATTAAAAAAGGTGATATAAAGTGA
- the ychF gene encoding redox-regulated ATPase YchF, producing MKLGIVGLPNVGKSTLFNAITKAGAESANYPFCTIEPNVGIVAVPDERLNVLAKMYNPQKITPATVEFVDIAGLVKGASKGEGLGNKFLSHIREVDAIVHVVRCFDDTNIVHVDGSVDPARDVETINFELIFADIEMIDKRIDKTKKNLKSGDKKYLAELAVYEKVKETLEAGLPARSIDFDDEEAKFMKDVALLTSKPVIYAANVSEDDMANGIENNKYYKTLCEIAEKEKAEVLPVSARIEEEISELDDEEKQAFLEELGLKESGLDRLIKKSYSLLGLISYLTAGEPEVRAWTITKGTKAPQAAGKIHTDFEKGFIRAEVVAYNDLIECGSHAAAKEKGLVRLEGKDYVMNDGDIVLFRFNV from the coding sequence ATGAAATTAGGTATAGTGGGACTTCCTAACGTCGGAAAAAGCACACTTTTCAACGCTATAACAAAGGCAGGCGCGGAATCGGCGAACTATCCGTTCTGCACAATCGAGCCGAACGTCGGCATTGTTGCGGTTCCCGACGAAAGACTGAACGTTCTTGCAAAAATGTATAATCCGCAGAAAATCACCCCTGCTACGGTGGAGTTTGTGGACATTGCAGGTCTTGTAAAGGGCGCGAGCAAAGGCGAAGGACTGGGCAACAAATTTTTGTCGCATATCCGCGAGGTTGACGCGATTGTACACGTTGTAAGGTGCTTTGACGACACAAACATTGTTCACGTTGACGGCAGTGTAGACCCGGCGCGCGATGTGGAAACCATAAATTTTGAGCTTATTTTTGCCGACATTGAAATGATTGACAAAAGAATTGACAAAACAAAGAAAAACCTTAAATCGGGCGACAAGAAATATCTTGCCGAGCTTGCGGTTTACGAAAAGGTTAAAGAAACTCTCGAGGCAGGACTTCCTGCGCGCAGTATTGATTTTGACGACGAAGAGGCAAAGTTTATGAAAGACGTTGCGCTTCTTACATCAAAACCCGTTATTTACGCCGCAAACGTATCGGAGGACGATATGGCAAACGGCATTGAAAACAATAAATACTACAAAACGCTCTGCGAAATTGCCGAAAAAGAAAAAGCGGAGGTTCTCCCCGTTTCTGCAAGAATTGAGGAGGAAATTTCCGAGCTTGACGACGAAGAAAAACAGGCATTTTTGGAGGAACTCGGTTTAAAAGAGTCGGGATTGGACAGACTTATTAAAAAGAGCTATTCGCTTTTGGGACTTATAAGCTATCTCACCGCGGGCGAGCCGGAGGTAAGAGCGTGGACGATTACAAAAGGCACAAAAGCGCCCCAGGCGGCAGGAAAAATCCACACCGATTTTGAAAAAGGCTTCATACGCGCCGAGGTTGTTGCATATAATGATTTGATAGAGTGCGGATCTCACGCGGCGGCGAAGGAAAAGGGTCTTGTAAGGCTTGAGGGCAAGGATTACGTTATGAACGACGGCGACATTGTTTTGTTCAGATTTAACGTATAA
- a CDS encoding VanZ family protein, whose protein sequence is MKFWRYVICVFAYICLGVLMFTAFGFSAQEGEKSDDVSKKVTSVVTGKSIEEIDKLEAEKGDDKVTANGIVRKFAHFSIYLLMGIFAYIAIFSTFGKNDALCIAIALAICLIYASSDEIHQYFSGGRTATARDVLLDFAGADIGIFLTYLIKDKIFDKFFGGMNYGKNS, encoded by the coding sequence ATGAAATTTTGGCGATATGTAATATGTGTTTTTGCATACATCTGTCTTGGAGTCCTGATGTTCACCGCGTTCGGATTTTCCGCGCAGGAGGGCGAAAAGTCGGACGACGTGAGCAAAAAGGTTACAAGCGTTGTTACGGGCAAAAGCATTGAAGAAATTGATAAGCTCGAAGCCGAAAAGGGCGACGATAAGGTTACCGCAAACGGAATTGTAAGAAAATTCGCGCATTTTTCGATATATCTTTTAATGGGAATTTTTGCATACATTGCAATATTTTCGACATTCGGAAAAAACGACGCGCTGTGCATTGCAATCGCGCTTGCAATATGCTTAATTTATGCGTCGAGCGACGAGATACATCAGTATTTTTCGGGCGGACGGACAGCAACGGCGCGCGACGTTTTGCTTGATTTTGCCGGCGCCGATATAGGAATATTTTTAACATATTTGATAAAAGATAAAATTTTCGATAAATTTTTTGGGGGTATGAACTATGGAAAGAATTCTTGA
- a CDS encoding Lrp/AsnC family transcriptional regulator produces the protein MERILEILENDCNTSPAQIALMLDMKEEDVVAAIEDFKKRGIILKNKSVINWEKTDKPIVTALIELKVTPQRGLGFDKIAERIYQYPEVKTVFLIAGAYDLTVIIEGKTMNEVARFVHRKLAPMECIVSTATHFVLKKYKVENIIFDDKIEDDRQVITL, from the coding sequence ATGGAAAGAATTCTTGAAATTTTGGAAAACGACTGCAACACAAGTCCTGCGCAGATTGCGCTTATGCTTGATATGAAAGAAGAGGACGTTGTCGCCGCCATAGAAGATTTTAAAAAGAGAGGAATTATCCTCAAAAACAAAAGCGTTATAAACTGGGAAAAAACCGACAAACCGATTGTAACCGCGCTTATCGAGCTTAAGGTTACACCGCAGAGAGGTTTGGGATTTGACAAAATAGCTGAGCGAATTTATCAGTATCCCGAAGTTAAAACCGTGTTTCTTATTGCCGGCGCATACGATTTGACGGTTATAATTGAGGGCAAAACAATGAACGAGGTTGCGCGCTTTGTTCACAGAAAGCTTGCGCCCATGGAGTGCATTGTCAGCACCGCTACGCATTTTGTGCTTAAAAAATACAAGGTTGAAAACATTATTTTTGACGATAAAATAGAAGATGACAGGCAGGTGATTACGCTGTGA
- the trmL gene encoding tRNA (uridine(34)/cytosine(34)/5-carboxymethylaminomethyluridine(34)-2'-O)-methyltransferase TrmL, with translation MSYNVVLVEPEIPQNTGNIARTCAVTNTKLHIVKPMGFEITDAKLKRAGLDYWHFLGVKYYENIDEFFEINKGGRFFFSTTKAVNNYCDVKFCDNDFILFGKETKGLDEALLKANKEHCIRIPMIDEARSLNLSNSVAVVLYEALRQQNFEGLKEKGALTKFEW, from the coding sequence GTGAGCTACAACGTAGTTTTGGTAGAACCCGAAATTCCGCAGAATACGGGAAACATTGCAAGAACGTGCGCGGTTACAAACACAAAGCTGCACATTGTAAAGCCTATGGGATTTGAAATTACCGATGCAAAGTTAAAGCGTGCAGGTCTTGATTACTGGCATTTTCTCGGTGTTAAATATTATGAAAACATTGACGAATTTTTTGAAATAAACAAGGGCGGACGTTTCTTTTTTTCCACCACAAAGGCGGTGAACAACTACTGTGACGTAAAATTTTGCGACAACGATTTTATTTTGTTCGGCAAGGAAACGAAAGGTCTTGACGAGGCGCTTTTAAAGGCGAATAAGGAGCATTGCATAAGAATACCCATGATTGACGAGGCACGTAGCTTAAACCTTTCAAATTCGGTTGCCGTTGTGCTTTACGAGGCACTCAGACAGCAGAATTTTGAAGGTCTTAAAGAAAAAGGTGCACTCACAAAATTTGAATGGTAA
- a CDS encoding dehydroquinate synthase/iron-containing alcohol dehydrogenase family protein gives MSAAALEAGICINNSSVTVVHGMSRPIGALFHVPHGLSNAMLLEKCMKFAYDGALERFADLAFAVGVAEKGDSPLCAAEKFVFALGALCKECNVPTISEYGIDAAEFEKAIPKMTADALASGSPQNTRKNVSKDDAEKIYKSLIM, from the coding sequence TTGTCTGCCGCGGCGCTTGAGGCAGGCATTTGCATAAACAACTCGTCGGTTACGGTCGTTCACGGAATGAGCCGTCCGATAGGCGCACTTTTCCACGTTCCTCACGGGCTTTCAAATGCAATGCTTCTTGAAAAGTGTATGAAGTTTGCCTATGACGGCGCACTCGAAAGGTTTGCCGACCTTGCGTTTGCGGTAGGCGTTGCCGAAAAGGGCGACTCGCCGCTTTGCGCCGCCGAAAAATTTGTGTTTGCGCTCGGCGCGCTCTGCAAGGAGTGCAATGTTCCGACAATTTCGGAATACGGCATAGACGCGGCTGAATTTGAAAAGGCAATTCCGAAAATGACTGCAGACGCGCTTGCAAGCGGAAGTCCGCAGAATACGCGTAAGAACGTAAGCAAAGATGACGCGGAAAAAATTTATAAGTCGCTTATAATGTAA
- a CDS encoding Ger(x)C family spore germination protein, producing the protein MLKKVILIFLSVILLLLSGCADRKEIDDYAYVIAAGIDKADGEKYKFTVSLANVNAIGESKGGTNGITNVSAVATDFYSALDIINNTVSKKMNLSHTKLIIFSADTARNGIKNFTDSFVRELKIRPGTIVAVSENCGDYLENLSPVLEINPEKYFKEIFETDNTNYSVRSYLSDFFYASNGADKTMVLPFLGVMGENALEKSDAGENENPLGENDFDINQLPIKAKNKAMISGIAYFSGDKMVAGGTLHENIYHLLMTKSAKKTAYAVKTDGEILAVLLSEFRKPEINVKCGENPKIGINLFLDCETVYLPDKVSEKLGSDGLEKFVSEDLKKNLKSYLSKTSTFLKTDTENFSRYAKRNFLTQKAWDEYGWAEKYKNAEFDVNVEVNVAKFGVLKDNINDSKK; encoded by the coding sequence ATGCTTAAAAAAGTGATTTTGATTTTTCTTTCTGTGATTTTGCTTCTCCTCTCGGGCTGTGCCGACCGAAAGGAAATTGACGATTATGCATATGTTATCGCGGCAGGTATTGACAAGGCGGACGGCGAAAAATATAAGTTTACCGTTTCGCTTGCAAACGTTAATGCAATTGGCGAGTCAAAAGGCGGAACAAACGGTATAACAAACGTTTCGGCGGTTGCGACCGATTTTTATTCGGCACTCGACATCATAAACAATACCGTAAGCAAAAAAATGAACCTTTCGCATACAAAGCTTATCATTTTTTCGGCAGACACTGCGCGAAACGGAATTAAAAATTTTACCGATTCGTTTGTGCGCGAGTTGAAAATCCGCCCCGGCACCATTGTAGCCGTCAGCGAAAACTGCGGAGATTATCTTGAAAATTTAAGTCCCGTTTTGGAGATAAATCCCGAAAAATATTTCAAAGAAATTTTTGAAACTGACAACACAAATTATTCCGTGCGCTCGTATTTGTCCGACTTTTTTTATGCGTCAAACGGTGCGGATAAAACTATGGTTTTGCCGTTTTTGGGTGTTATGGGCGAAAATGCGCTTGAAAAATCCGATGCCGGCGAGAACGAAAATCCGCTCGGCGAAAACGATTTTGACATAAACCAACTCCCGATTAAGGCAAAAAACAAGGCTATGATTTCGGGTATTGCGTATTTTTCGGGAGATAAAATGGTTGCCGGCGGTACTTTGCACGAGAATATTTATCATCTTTTGATGACGAAATCCGCGAAGAAAACCGCGTATGCCGTAAAAACGGACGGTGAGATTCTTGCGGTGTTGCTGTCCGAATTTCGAAAGCCCGAAATAAATGTGAAATGCGGTGAAAATCCGAAAATCGGGATAAATCTTTTTCTCGACTGCGAAACGGTTTATCTGCCCGATAAGGTATCGGAAAAACTCGGCTCGGACGGCTTGGAAAAGTTTGTTTCGGAGGATTTAAAGAAAAATTTAAAGTCGTATTTGTCCAAAACAAGCACATTTTTAAAAACCGACACCGAAAATTTTTCGCGCTATGCAAAGCGGAATTTTCTGACGCAGAAAGCGTGGGACGAATACGGCTGGGCGGAAAAATACAAAAATGCGGAATTTGACGTAAACGTTGAAGTGAACGTCGCGAAATTCGGTGTGTTAAAGGATAATATAAACGACAGTAAAAAGTGA
- the groL gene encoding chaperonin GroEL (60 kDa chaperone family; promotes refolding of misfolded polypeptides especially under stressful conditions; forms two stacked rings of heptamers to form a barrel-shaped 14mer; ends can be capped by GroES; misfolded proteins enter the barrel where they are refolded when GroES binds), translating into MAKQIQYGEEARRSLEAGVNQLANTVKITLGPKGRNVVLDKKFGSPLITNDGVTIAKEIELADPFENMGAQLVKEVATKTNDIAGDGTTTATLLAQALIREGLKNVAAGANPMIVRKGIQKAVDAAVEYIVANSQKVSGRDDIARVASVSSADETIGSLIADAMEKVTNDGVITVEESKTASTYSEVVEGMQFDRGYISPYMVTDTDKMEAVLDDPYILITDKKISNIQEILPVLEKIVQQGKKLLIIAEDIEGEALATLVVNKLRGTFTCIAVKAPGFGDRRKEMLRDIAILTGGEVISDELGFDLKETTLDMLGTAKQVKIQKENTIIVDGGGNKDDIKARVSQIRSQLEESTSEFDKEKLQERLAKLSGGVAVIKVGAATETEMKELKLRIEDALAATKAAVEEGIVAGGGTSYINSLASIEKLIDTVDGDEKTGVRIVLKALEEPVKQIAANAGLEGSVIIDKIKNSKKGVGFNFLTEEYVDMVSAGIVDPTKVTRSALQNAASVASMVLTTESLVADKEDPNANAAAAAGAGMGAPGMGMY; encoded by the coding sequence ATGGCTAAACAGATACAGTACGGCGAAGAAGCAAGACGCTCGCTCGAAGCCGGCGTAAATCAGCTTGCAAATACAGTTAAAATCACACTCGGACCCAAAGGCAGAAACGTTGTTCTTGACAAGAAATTCGGTTCTCCCCTCATCACAAACGACGGTGTGACAATCGCAAAAGAAATCGAACTTGCAGACCCGTTTGAAAATATGGGCGCACAGCTTGTTAAAGAAGTTGCAACAAAAACAAACGACATCGCAGGCGACGGCACAACAACCGCTACTCTTTTGGCACAGGCTCTTATAAGAGAAGGTCTTAAAAACGTTGCGGCGGGCGCAAATCCGATGATTGTAAGAAAAGGTATTCAGAAGGCCGTTGACGCGGCGGTTGAATATATCGTTGCAAACAGTCAGAAAGTTTCGGGCAGAGATGACATCGCGCGTGTTGCGTCGGTTTCTTCGGCAGACGAAACAATCGGCAGCCTTATTGCAGACGCTATGGAAAAAGTTACAAACGACGGTGTTATCACTGTTGAAGAATCGAAAACAGCGTCTACTTACAGTGAAGTTGTTGAAGGTATGCAGTTTGACAGAGGCTACATTTCGCCTTATATGGTAACGGATACCGACAAAATGGAGGCTGTTCTCGACGACCCGTACATTCTTATCACAGACAAGAAAATTTCAAATATTCAGGAAATTCTCCCCGTTTTGGAAAAAATTGTTCAGCAGGGCAAAAAGCTCCTTATAATCGCTGAAGACATCGAGGGTGAGGCGCTTGCAACATTGGTTGTTAACAAGCTCCGCGGAACATTCACCTGCATCGCTGTTAAAGCTCCGGGCTTCGGCGACAGAAGAAAAGAAATGCTCCGTGATATTGCAATCCTTACAGGCGGTGAGGTTATTTCGGACGAACTCGGCTTTGACCTTAAAGAAACAACTCTTGATATGCTCGGTACCGCTAAACAGGTTAAAATCCAGAAAGAAAACACCATCATTGTAGACGGCGGCGGAAACAAAGACGACATCAAAGCAAGAGTTTCGCAGATAAGAAGTCAGCTCGAAGAATCTACTTCGGAATTTGACAAAGAAAAACTCCAGGAAAGACTTGCAAAACTTTCCGGCGGTGTTGCGGTTATCAAAGTAGGTGCGGCAACAGAAACCGAAATGAAAGAATTGAAACTCCGTATTGAGGACGCTTTGGCGGCTACAAAAGCGGCGGTTGAAGAAGGTATCGTTGCAGGCGGCGGCACAAGCTACATCAATTCTCTTGCAAGCATAGAAAAACTTATCGACACGGTTGACGGCGACGAAAAAACGGGTGTAAGAATTGTTCTTAAAGCCTTGGAGGAGCCTGTTAAACAGATTGCCGCAAACGCAGGTCTTGAGGGTTCGGTAATTATCGACAAAATCAAGAACAGCAAAAAAGGCGTTGGTTTCAACTTCCTCACCGAAGAATATGTTGATATGGTTTCGGCAGGTATTGTTGACCCGACAAAGGTTACAAGAAGCGCACTTCAGAACGCGGCAAGCGTTGCAAGTATGGTTCTTACAACAGAAAGCCTTGTTGCGGATAAAGAAGACCCCAATGCAAACGCAGCTGCGGCGGCAGGCGCTGGTATGGGTGCTCCCGGAATGGGAATGTACTAA
- a CDS encoding DegV family protein has protein sequence MKNVKILIDSASDISLETAKKYNIDILGQNIIFGDETFVETTELSPSEFYKKLEKFGGIPKTAQINITKITEKYEQYYKDYDIIFITISSKASGTFQSANLAKDMFLEEHPDASIDVFDGFNLSLGYGRLGIAAAKMAQDGKGKDEILKEIARLRDKAEVIFVVDDLSYLQKGGRISPTAKILGNVLDIKPVLTIKDGLVTNLDKVRGAKKVYAKLVDIMMSNIDTDEKHTVYIIHGNAPGKVEKLKEKIAETTNITDIEVGEVGASVGTNTGAGVIALTYLKK, from the coding sequence GTGAAAAATGTTAAAATTTTGATAGATTCAGCGTCCGATATAAGTCTTGAAACGGCGAAAAAGTATAATATCGACATACTCGGACAAAATATAATATTCGGTGACGAAACGTTTGTTGAAACAACCGAACTTTCGCCGTCGGAGTTTTACAAAAAGCTTGAAAAATTCGGCGGTATTCCGAAAACCGCACAGATTAACATTACAAAAATAACCGAAAAATACGAGCAGTATTACAAGGATTACGACATTATTTTTATAACGATTTCGTCAAAGGCGAGCGGAACATTCCAGAGCGCAAATCTTGCAAAGGATATGTTTCTGGAGGAGCACCCCGACGCGTCGATAGATGTTTTCGACGGATTTAACCTTTCTTTGGGATACGGCAGACTCGGCATTGCTGCGGCAAAAATGGCGCAAGACGGCAAGGGCAAAGACGAAATTTTAAAAGAGATTGCAAGACTGCGCGATAAAGCCGAAGTAATCTTTGTTGTGGACGATTTAAGTTATCTCCAAAAGGGCGGACGTATAAGCCCCACCGCAAAAATTCTCGGCAATGTTTTGGACATTAAACCCGTTCTCACAATAAAAGACGGACTTGTTACAAACCTTGACAAAGTGCGCGGTGCAAAAAAAGTTTATGCGAAATTGGTTGACATTATGATGTCGAACATTGACACGGACGAGAAGCACACCGTTTATATTATCCACGGCAACGCGCCCGGCAAGGTGGAAAAACTCAAAGAAAAAATTGCAGAAACGACAAATATCACCGATATTGAAGTGGGCGAGGTCGGCGCGAGTGTCGGCACAAACACGGGCGCAGGCGTAATTGCGCTTACTTATCTTAAAAAATAA
- a CDS encoding phosphoglycerate kinase, translating to MLNKKTIEDIEVAGKKVLVRCDFNVPLDENKNITDENRLIGALPTIKYLIDHKAKVILCSHLGRPKGEFNPKFSLAPVAKRLSELLGQEVKMADDVIGDSAKALAASLKDGEVMLLENVRFHKEEEKNDPEFAKALASLAEVYVNDAFGTAHRAHASTAGVANYLPAVCGYLIKKEIEIMGKALSNPERPFVAILGGAKVSDKIGVIENLLDKVDYLIIGGGMAYTFLKAKGYEIGTSICEDEKIELATNIMEKAQQKGVELLLPVETVVAKEFSADSEPVVVPSDKIPADMMGMDIGPKTIELFSEVVKKAKTVIWNGPMGVFEFPKFAVGTKAIAKALAETDAVTIIGGGDSAAAVAQLGFADKMTHISTGGGASLEYLEGIELPGIAALNDK from the coding sequence ATGCTTAATAAGAAAACTATTGAGGATATCGAAGTTGCAGGCAAAAAAGTGCTTGTAAGATGCGATTTTAACGTTCCTCTCGATGAAAACAAAAATATCACCGACGAAAACAGACTTATCGGTGCGCTTCCCACAATCAAATACCTTATCGACCACAAAGCGAAAGTTATTCTTTGCTCGCACCTTGGCAGACCGAAGGGTGAATTTAATCCTAAATTCAGTCTTGCTCCCGTTGCAAAAAGACTTTCCGAGCTTTTGGGACAGGAAGTAAAAATGGCTGACGACGTTATCGGCGACAGCGCGAAAGCGCTTGCGGCATCGCTTAAAGACGGCGAAGTTATGCTTCTTGAAAATGTAAGGTTCCATAAAGAAGAAGAAAAGAACGACCCCGAATTTGCGAAAGCGCTTGCGTCTTTGGCGGAGGTTTATGTTAACGACGCTTTCGGTACCGCTCACAGAGCGCACGCGTCAACAGCAGGCGTTGCGAACTATCTTCCTGCGGTTTGCGGATACCTTATCAAAAAAGAAATCGAAATTATGGGCAAGGCTCTTTCAAACCCCGAGCGTCCGTTTGTTGCAATCCTCGGCGGTGCGAAAGTTTCCGATAAAATCGGCGTAATCGAAAACCTTCTCGACAAGGTTGATTACCTCATTATCGGCGGTGGTATGGCTTATACTTTCCTCAAAGCAAAAGGCTATGAAATCGGCACATCTATCTGCGAGGACGAAAAAATCGAACTCGCTACAAATATTATGGAAAAAGCACAGCAGAAAGGCGTTGAACTTCTTCTCCCCGTTGAAACTGTTGTTGCAAAAGAATTCAGCGCAGACTCCGAGCCTGTTGTTGTTCCGTCGGACAAAATTCCTGCGGATATGATGGGTATGGACATCGGCCCCAAAACAATCGAACTTTTCTCGGAGGTTGTTAAAAAGGCTAAAACCGTTATCTGGAACGGACCTATGGGCGTTTTTGAATTCCCGAAATTTGCAGTCGGCACAAAAGCTATTGCAAAAGCTTTGGCAGAAACAGATGCTGTTACAATTATCGGCGGCGGCGACAGTGCGGCGGCAGTTGCACAGCTTGGCTTTGCCGACAAGATGACACACATCTCAACCGGCGGCGGCGCATCGCTCGAATACCTTGAGGGTATCGAACTCCCCGGTATCGCGGCTTTAAACGATAAATAA